The following nucleotide sequence is from Pseudoalteromonas xiamenensis.
AGAGTTAGATGGTATGATGCTTTACAAAGAACATGACGTAGAAAAAGTGGAATGTATCCACTGTGGTCATATCATGGTTCAACCTGAAGAAGCGGTACAAGCGTCGACACGCCAATTTGAACAAGTTATCGGGGTATTCAAACCTGAATAATAACAAAAGGGCAAATTACAGCCCTTTTGGTTTTTCTTGCACTCGTCCTACTTATCAATAATGCGGTGGCGGTGGCTCCTGTGAAGGGTGCATCATTGACCCATTCTGCGATTCTTTGATTTTTTCGGCCAAAAGCTCCAACTGACGCTGCATTTTTGCAAAACGCAGTTGATGTAGTTTCATCTCATCGTTCAGTATCTCGATGGTTTCATCTTGAAAAGCAACGCGCTCTTCGAGTTCCACAATGCGTTGTTCTAACGTTTTCATGACTAATTATTCCGTTCAAAGCGCTCTAACATGCCATTAGAACTTTCTGTGAGTAGCGCAGCATCGTTGTCAACAAACGCGGCAGCGAAGACCACCGCAGATTTTGGTCTAGACCCTTCTCGAGGCTCGACTTGCCATAGACCCTGCTTTTCACCTGTATTTAAATCCCACAACGTTAATTGGCGGTTAGGTGTGCCTGTGGCCAGTAGCGTGCCTTGTTTATTGAAGGTGACAGCACTAAAAATTTTCTGGCGTGCAATATACTGCAATTGCGAGACTAATTCACCTGAAGTCAGCCGCCAAATACTTGCCTTTTTCATGCTATCGGCGGTGAACGCGTAGCGGCCTTCATT
It contains:
- a CDS encoding YheV family putative zinc ribbon protein is translated as MKQKKRFIAGASCPECKELDGMMLYKEHDVEKVECIHCGHIMVQPEEAVQASTRQFEQVIGVFKPE
- a CDS encoding SlyX family protein, translating into MKTLEQRIVELEERVAFQDETIEILNDEMKLHQLRFAKMQRQLELLAEKIKESQNGSMMHPSQEPPPPHY